In a single window of the Rhodoferax saidenbachensis genome:
- the ilvC gene encoding ketol-acid reductoisomerase: MKVFYDKDCDLSLIKGKTVAIIGYGSQGHAHAQNLNDSGVKVVVGLRKGGASWDKVGKAGLNVLEVNDAVKAADVVMILLPDEDIAGVYKNNVEPNIKQGASLAFAHGFNVHYNQVVPRADLDVWMVAPKAPGHTVRNTYTQGGGVPHLVAVHQDKTGKARDLALSYAMANGGGKAGIIETNFKEETETDLFGEQAVLCGGAVELIKMGYETLVEAGYAPEMAYFECLHELKLIVDLIYEGGIANMNYSISNNAEYGEYVTGPEVINAESRVAMRNALKRIQTGEYAKMFILEGRTGYPSMTARRRLTSEHSIEVVGAKLRAMMPWIAKNKLVDQTRN, translated from the coding sequence ATGAAGGTTTTTTACGACAAGGACTGCGATCTGAGCCTGATCAAGGGCAAGACCGTTGCGATCATTGGTTACGGCAGCCAGGGCCATGCCCATGCACAGAATCTGAACGACAGCGGCGTGAAGGTCGTGGTTGGTCTGCGCAAAGGTGGCGCCTCCTGGGACAAGGTTGGCAAGGCCGGCCTGAACGTGCTGGAAGTCAACGACGCGGTCAAGGCTGCTGACGTGGTCATGATCCTGTTGCCCGATGAAGACATCGCTGGCGTGTACAAGAACAACGTCGAACCCAACATCAAGCAAGGCGCTTCGCTGGCCTTCGCCCACGGTTTTAACGTGCACTACAACCAGGTCGTGCCACGTGCCGATCTGGACGTGTGGATGGTCGCTCCCAAGGCGCCTGGCCACACCGTGCGCAATACCTACACCCAAGGTGGCGGCGTGCCCCACCTGGTGGCAGTGCACCAGGACAAGACCGGCAAGGCCCGTGACCTGGCCCTGTCCTACGCGATGGCCAACGGTGGCGGCAAGGCCGGCATCATTGAAACCAACTTCAAGGAAGAAACCGAAACCGACTTGTTCGGCGAACAAGCCGTCCTGTGCGGTGGTGCCGTTGAGCTGATCAAGATGGGTTACGAAACCCTGGTGGAAGCCGGCTACGCCCCTGAAATGGCTTACTTCGAATGCCTGCACGAGCTCAAGCTCATCGTTGACCTGATCTACGAAGGCGGCATTGCCAACATGAACTACTCCATCTCCAACAACGCGGAGTATGGTGAGTACGTGACCGGCCCTGAAGTGATCAACGCCGAATCCCGCGTTGCCATGCGCAACGCCCTGAAGCGCATCCAGACTGGCGAATACGCGAAGATGTTCATTCTGGAAGGCCGCACCGGCTACCCCAGCATGACCGCGCGCCGCCGTCTGACTTCTGAACACTCCATCGAAGTTGTGGGCGCCAAGCTGCGCGCCATGATGCCCTGGATTGCGAAGAACAAGCTGGTTGACCAGACCCGCAACTAA
- the ilvN gene encoding acetolactate synthase small subunit: MKHIIAVLLENEPGALSRVVGLFSARGYNIESLTVAPTEDPTLSRMTIQTSGSDDVIEQITKHLNRLIEVVKVVDLTEGAYIERELMMVKVRAVGKEREEMKRMADIFRGRIIDVTEKSYTIELTGDQSKNDAFLEAIERAAILETVRTGSSGVGRGERILRV, translated from the coding sequence ATGAAACACATCATTGCAGTTTTGCTGGAAAACGAGCCTGGGGCTCTTTCCCGCGTTGTGGGCCTTTTTTCAGCCCGTGGTTACAACATTGAATCCCTGACGGTGGCTCCCACCGAAGACCCCACCCTGTCGCGCATGACGATTCAGACCTCCGGGTCGGATGACGTCATTGAACAAATCACCAAGCACCTGAACCGCCTGATCGAAGTGGTCAAGGTGGTGGACCTGACCGAAGGCGCTTACATCGAGCGCGAGCTCATGATGGTCAAGGTGCGTGCGGTGGGCAAGGAGCGCGAAGAGATGAAGCGCATGGCAGATATATTCCGGGGTCGCATCATCGATGTCACGGAGAAGAGCTACACGATTGAGTTGACGGGCGACCAATCGAAGAACGACGCGTTTCTGGAGGCCATTGAACGCGCCGCGATTCTGGAAACCGTACGCACGGGTTCCAGCGGCGTGGGCCGCGGTGAACGGATTTTGAGAGTTTAA
- a CDS encoding TIGR00730 family Rossman fold protein — MTQPAFSLCVYCGSRPGADPAFTQTAREVGTWIAERGGQLVYGGGNNGLMGTVADAVLEAGGRVVGIIPKALVEREWANRSCTELHIVENMHERKRMMAERADAFLALPGGIGTFEELFEVWTWRQLAYHDKPIGILNTAGYYQGMMDFLATSVKQGFLGDWQMGLVQVSDQVPTLLQDLVQAAGFAPATRLDQI; from the coding sequence ATGACCCAACCTGCTTTCTCCCTTTGCGTCTACTGTGGCTCGCGCCCCGGAGCAGACCCGGCTTTCACCCAAACGGCGCGTGAGGTCGGCACCTGGATTGCCGAGCGCGGCGGCCAACTGGTCTACGGTGGCGGCAACAACGGGCTCATGGGCACGGTCGCAGACGCGGTGCTGGAAGCCGGTGGGCGCGTGGTCGGCATCATCCCCAAGGCACTGGTGGAACGCGAATGGGCCAACCGTAGCTGCACGGAGCTGCACATCGTGGAAAACATGCACGAGCGCAAACGCATGATGGCCGAGCGGGCCGATGCCTTTTTGGCATTACCCGGCGGCATCGGCACATTTGAAGAGCTGTTTGAAGTCTGGACTTGGCGCCAGCTGGCCTACCATGACAAGCCCATCGGCATTCTCAATACCGCAGGCTACTACCAGGGGATGATGGATTTCCTGGCCACGTCCGTGAAGCAAGGCTTCCTGGGGGATTGGCAGATGGGCCTGGTGCAGGTGTCTGACCAGGTACCTACCCTGTTGCAGGACCTGGTGCAGGCAGCAGGCTTTGCGCCTGCCACCCGTCTGGACCAGATCTAA
- a CDS encoding DUF3619 family protein — MTNAQTPQSNGYQDSLGRNIAARLSASTDNLPHDISERLKAARMQALAKRKVVKLQAASSTVVMGNGSATLGLGGGFSGFKAWFASVIPLLALVGGLLAIAVFEENSRAQELADVDVELLTGDLPPAAYTDPGFAQFLRLNQSN; from the coding sequence ATGACAAACGCGCAAACACCCCAAAGCAATGGCTACCAGGACTCGCTGGGGCGTAATATTGCCGCCCGCCTGTCGGCATCCACGGACAACCTGCCCCACGATATTTCCGAGCGACTGAAGGCTGCACGCATGCAGGCCCTGGCCAAGCGCAAGGTCGTCAAACTCCAGGCGGCCAGTTCCACCGTCGTCATGGGCAATGGTTCGGCCACGCTGGGCTTGGGCGGCGGATTTTCCGGCTTCAAGGCCTGGTTCGCGTCTGTTATTCCTCTGCTGGCACTGGTGGGCGGACTCCTGGCGATTGCCGTGTTTGAAGAAAACAGCCGCGCGCAAGAGCTGGCGGACGTAGATGTTGAGCTTTTGACCGGTGATCTCCCTCCTGCGGCCTACACAGACCCTGGGTTTGCACAATTCCTGCGCCTGAACCAGAGCAACTGA
- the pssA gene encoding CDP-diacylglycerol--serine O-phosphatidyltransferase: MHDGSESMPTPQEGEVLRKRRKGIYVLPNLFTLAALFGGFYAIVMAINGRFDQAAVGIFCAMVLDSLDGRVARMTNTQSAFGEQMDSLSDMVSFGAAPAIISYVWALQGLGRWGWIASFVYCACAALRLARFNVNTTVVDKRYFQGLPSPAAAALVAGFIWLLTESGLKGTGVLEFGVFALSVPWVMFALALYAGLTMVTNVPFYSFKDVSMKKSVPFAVIVLIALGIAVINIDPPTVMFGVFVVYGLSGYVVYVVRRARGVRTSVISTSTDEPEERGLHM, translated from the coding sequence ATGCACGATGGATCTGAATCAATGCCAACGCCACAAGAGGGTGAGGTGCTGCGAAAACGTCGCAAAGGCATCTATGTGTTGCCGAATCTGTTCACGCTTGCAGCCCTGTTTGGTGGGTTTTACGCAATCGTTATGGCCATCAATGGTCGCTTTGATCAGGCTGCCGTAGGCATTTTTTGCGCGATGGTACTGGACAGCCTGGATGGCCGTGTTGCACGTATGACCAATACGCAAAGTGCATTTGGCGAGCAAATGGATTCGCTGTCTGACATGGTGTCTTTCGGTGCAGCGCCAGCCATCATTTCCTATGTGTGGGCGTTACAGGGCCTGGGTCGCTGGGGCTGGATTGCTTCCTTTGTGTACTGCGCCTGTGCAGCGCTGCGCCTTGCGCGCTTCAATGTGAATACGACGGTGGTGGACAAGCGCTACTTCCAGGGTTTGCCGTCACCCGCCGCTGCGGCCTTGGTCGCCGGCTTCATCTGGTTGCTCACAGAAAGTGGTCTGAAGGGAACCGGCGTGTTGGAGTTTGGAGTCTTTGCGCTGTCCGTGCCATGGGTGATGTTTGCGCTCGCCTTGTATGCGGGGCTGACCATGGTTACCAACGTGCCGTTCTACAGCTTCAAGGACGTGAGCATGAAGAAGAGCGTGCCCTTTGCCGTGATCGTGCTGATTGCGCTGGGCATTGCTGTCATCAACATCGATCCGCCGACCGTAATGTTTGGCGTGTTTGTTGTGTACGGCCTGAGTGGTTATGTGGTGTACGTGGTACGCCGGGCGCGCGGGGTGCGCACCAGCGTGATCAGCACGTCAACGGATGAGCCCGAAGAGCGCGGCTTGCACATGTGA
- a CDS encoding P-II family nitrogen regulator — protein MKQITAIVKPFKLEEVREALADCGVTGLTVTEVKGFGRQKGHTELYRGAEYVVDFLPKVKVEVVVKTDDVDRCVDAIVKAAHTGKIGDGKIFVTSVERVVRIRTGEQDESAV, from the coding sequence ATGAAACAAATTACCGCCATCGTCAAACCGTTCAAACTCGAAGAAGTCCGTGAAGCACTGGCAGACTGTGGCGTGACAGGCCTGACCGTGACCGAAGTCAAGGGTTTTGGCCGCCAGAAGGGCCACACCGAGCTGTACCGCGGTGCCGAATACGTGGTGGATTTCTTGCCCAAGGTGAAGGTCGAAGTGGTCGTCAAGACCGACGACGTGGACCGCTGCGTGGATGCCATCGTCAAGGCGGCACACACCGGCAAGATCGGTGACGGCAAGATTTTCGTGACCAGCGTGGAGCGCGTGGTGCGCATCCGCACCGGTGAGCAGGACGAGTCGGCGGTCTGA
- a CDS encoding diacylglycerol kinase: protein MHSNLRSATVNPQKDRKGFSRMWHATGYSMAGLRAGWGETAFRQESLAAMVLIPVSLWLGGNWVETALLAGSVVLVMVVELLNTAVETAIDRVGPEWHDLSKRAKDMGSAAVLLSLLLCLGIWAAALYQRFV from the coding sequence ATGCATTCGAACCTCCGCTCCGCAACCGTCAATCCGCAAAAGGACCGCAAGGGCTTCTCCCGCATGTGGCATGCCACCGGTTACTCCATGGCCGGGCTGCGCGCAGGCTGGGGCGAGACCGCCTTTCGCCAGGAAAGCCTGGCCGCCATGGTGCTGATCCCCGTGTCGCTCTGGCTCGGTGGCAACTGGGTCGAAACCGCGCTACTGGCTGGCAGTGTGGTTCTGGTGATGGTGGTGGAACTGCTCAACACCGCGGTAGAAACCGCCATCGACCGCGTAGGCCCCGAATGGCATGACCTGTCCAAACGGGCCAAAGACATGGGCAGCGCCGCCGTGCTGCTGAGCCTGTTGCTGTGCCTGGGTATCTGGGCTGCAGCGCTTTACCAACGATTTGTATGA
- a CDS encoding GNAT family N-acetyltransferase, whose amino-acid sequence MAETDYVTRVFTSPLEVDAQAWDALLQQQGLTSPFMQHAYLAAMHASGSACPATGWAPHFITLESGGQMVAACALYLKDHSYGEYVFDWAWANAYQQHRVPYYPKAVVAVPFTPVPGARLLACNAQARAALVRAVVQWCEAQGLSSLHLLFAADDDVQACTDAGLMLRHTVQFHWTNVAPTLGTDVSSLPPEGAHFSLGRPSGKNAPGYTDFDAFLASLAQDKRKKIRQERRKVAEAGVTFRHAEGHAITPADWDFFYCCYERTYLEHGNAPYLNRDFFQRMADTMPQNWLLFIAERDGRPIASSLIAIGAHSTGATGLNDSKVAYGRYWGALERVDCLHFEACYYQPLQWCIANGYQRFEGGAQGEHKMARALLPVKTTSAHWLAHPAFADAVARFLEREGEGIGDYLEDLGQRSPLRKPS is encoded by the coding sequence GTGGCTGAAACTGATTATGTCACCCGGGTATTCACCTCGCCGCTGGAGGTGGACGCGCAGGCCTGGGACGCGCTGTTGCAGCAGCAGGGCCTGACCAGCCCCTTCATGCAACATGCCTATCTGGCGGCTATGCACGCCAGTGGCAGCGCCTGCCCCGCCACGGGCTGGGCGCCGCACTTCATCACGCTGGAAAGCGGTGGCCAGATGGTGGCCGCCTGCGCGCTCTACCTCAAGGACCACTCGTATGGCGAATACGTGTTCGACTGGGCCTGGGCCAACGCCTACCAGCAGCACCGTGTGCCCTACTACCCCAAGGCCGTGGTGGCCGTGCCGTTCACGCCCGTGCCGGGTGCACGCCTGTTGGCATGCAACGCGCAAGCACGCGCTGCGCTAGTGCGGGCCGTGGTGCAGTGGTGCGAAGCGCAGGGCCTGTCGTCCCTGCATTTGCTGTTTGCAGCAGATGACGATGTGCAAGCCTGCACGGACGCCGGCCTGATGCTGCGCCACACGGTGCAGTTCCACTGGACCAATGTGGCCCCCACGCTCGGCACTGACGTGTCCTCGCTGCCCCCCGAGGGGGCGCATTTTTCCTTGGGGCGGCCCAGCGGAAAAAACGCTCCCGGCTACACAGACTTCGACGCTTTTCTGGCTTCACTCGCGCAAGACAAGCGCAAAAAAATCCGCCAGGAGCGGCGCAAGGTGGCCGAGGCCGGGGTCACCTTCCGGCACGCCGAAGGCCACGCCATCACGCCTGCCGACTGGGACTTTTTCTACTGCTGCTACGAGCGCACTTATCTGGAACACGGCAATGCGCCTTACCTGAACCGCGACTTCTTCCAGCGCATGGCCGACACCATGCCGCAGAACTGGCTGCTGTTCATTGCCGAGCGCGATGGTCGCCCGATTGCTAGCAGTTTGATAGCTATTGGCGCACATTCCACGGGGGCTACAGGCCTAAATGATTCAAAAGTAGCCTATGGCCGCTACTGGGGCGCGCTGGAGCGTGTGGACTGCCTGCACTTTGAGGCCTGCTACTACCAACCGCTTCAGTGGTGCATCGCCAACGGTTACCAGCGCTTTGAAGGTGGTGCCCAGGGTGAACACAAGATGGCCCGCGCCCTGCTGCCGGTTAAGACCACCAGCGCCCACTGGCTGGCGCACCCGGCCTTTGCCGATGCCGTAGCCCGTTTTCTGGAGCGTGAGGGTGAAGGCATTGGCGACTACCTGGAAGACCTGGGCCAGCGCAGCCCGTTGCGCAAGCCTTCATGA
- a CDS encoding NAD+ synthase: protein MTLQLCIAQLNFHVGDLDGNAQKIVTAAQQAYADGARLLLTPELSICGYAAEDLFLRPAFIQACDDAVKAVAQALAGLKGMSVVVGHPTGGDSRTRSTAVQQRYNAASVLREGQVVATYAKRELPNYQVFDERRYFTPGDGVCVFEAGEGADALRVGLLICEDAWFEEPARLAKEAGAQILAVINASPFHVGKGYEREATMGERARATGLPLVYAHLVGGQDEVVFEGHSFVLNADGTVAGRAPSFKENLFVARVEHAQSAINIVANVEPVRTPEADLWDALVLGVRDYIGKNGFPGVLLGLSGGIDSALVLAIAVDALGPDKVRTVMMPSPYTADISWIDAREMAARVGVRYDEISIVPEFEAFKASLAPHFVGRAEDTTEENIQARIRGTLLMAMSNKFGSIVLTTGNKSEMATGYCTLYGDMAGGFAVIKDLAKTLVFKLARWRNAHDPYSTGSNPIPERIIIRPPSAELRPDQTDQDSLPPYEVLDAILERYMENDQSMEAIVAAGFARADVEKVTRLIKINEYKRRQAPVGIRVTHRSFGKDWRYPITSRFRA, encoded by the coding sequence ATGACTCTCCAACTGTGCATCGCGCAACTCAATTTCCATGTAGGTGACCTGGACGGCAACGCCCAGAAAATCGTGACGGCCGCGCAGCAAGCCTACGCGGACGGTGCCCGCCTGCTGCTGACCCCCGAATTGTCCATTTGTGGCTACGCCGCTGAGGACTTGTTTCTGCGCCCCGCCTTTATCCAAGCCTGCGATGATGCCGTGAAAGCCGTAGCCCAGGCGTTGGCCGGGTTAAAAGGCATGTCCGTGGTGGTTGGCCACCCCACCGGGGGCGACAGCCGAACGCGTTCCACCGCAGTGCAACAGCGCTATAACGCCGCAAGCGTGCTGCGCGAAGGCCAGGTAGTTGCGACCTACGCCAAGCGCGAGTTGCCCAACTACCAGGTGTTTGACGAGCGCCGCTACTTCACACCGGGCGACGGTGTGTGTGTGTTTGAAGCCGGGGAGGGCGCGGATGCCCTGCGTGTGGGTCTGCTGATCTGCGAAGACGCCTGGTTTGAAGAGCCTGCGCGGCTGGCCAAAGAGGCCGGGGCGCAAATCCTGGCCGTCATCAACGCCTCGCCCTTCCACGTGGGCAAGGGTTACGAGCGCGAAGCCACCATGGGTGAACGCGCGCGCGCCACCGGTCTGCCGCTGGTCTACGCGCATCTGGTGGGCGGGCAGGACGAAGTGGTGTTTGAAGGGCATTCGTTTGTCCTCAACGCTGATGGCACCGTGGCCGGTCGTGCCCCCAGTTTCAAGGAAAATCTGTTTGTAGCCCGCGTGGAACATGCGCAATCAGCTATCAATATCGTAGCGAATGTGGAGCCGGTACGCACCCCTGAGGCCGACCTGTGGGATGCGCTGGTGCTGGGCGTGCGCGACTACATTGGCAAGAACGGCTTCCCCGGCGTGTTGCTGGGCCTGTCGGGGGGTATCGACTCGGCGCTGGTGCTGGCGATTGCGGTGGATGCGCTGGGACCGGACAAGGTGCGCACGGTGATGATGCCTTCGCCCTACACGGCCGACATCAGTTGGATAGACGCGCGCGAGATGGCCGCGCGGGTGGGTGTGCGTTACGACGAAATCTCCATCGTGCCGGAATTCGAAGCTTTCAAGGCCTCTCTGGCCCCGCACTTTGTGGGCCGGGCCGAGGACACGACCGAAGAAAACATCCAGGCCCGCATCCGCGGCACGCTGCTCATGGCCATGAGCAACAAGTTCGGCAGCATCGTGTTGACCACCGGCAACAAGTCCGAAATGGCCACCGGCTACTGCACGCTGTATGGCGATATGGCCGGCGGTTTTGCCGTGATCAAGGACCTGGCCAAGACGCTGGTGTTCAAGCTGGCGCGCTGGCGCAATGCGCACGATCCGTACAGCACGGGCAGCAACCCGATCCCTGAGCGCATCATCATCCGCCCACCGAGCGCCGAACTGCGCCCCGACCAGACCGACCAGGACAGCCTGCCGCCCTACGAGGTGCTGGACGCGATCCTGGAGCGCTATATGGAGAACGACCAGAGCATGGAAGCCATCGTGGCCGCTGGCTTTGCGCGGGCCGATGTGGAGAAGGTCACGCGCCTGATCAAGATCAACGAGTACAAGCGCCGCCAGGCGCCCGTGGGCATTCGGGTTACCCACCGCAGCTTCGGCAAGGATTGGCGTTATCCTATTACCAGCCGCTTTCGTGCATGA
- a CDS encoding RDD family protein, whose translation MQNELITPSLWRRMASWMYEGLLLFGVVFIAGYLFGTLSQTRNAMDNRHALQAFLFVVFGIYFVWFWAKGQTLAMKTWNIRVVDRHGMPITQKRALGRYILSWLWLLPPLVAIAPFQLSGPETAVILIGWVAVWALLARFHPQGQFWHDVWAGTRLVHSLPLSR comes from the coding sequence ATGCAGAACGAATTGATCACCCCGAGTTTGTGGCGCCGCATGGCCTCCTGGATGTATGAAGGCCTGCTCCTTTTTGGCGTGGTTTTTATTGCCGGCTACCTCTTCGGCACCCTGAGCCAGACCCGCAACGCCATGGACAACCGGCACGCCCTGCAGGCCTTTCTGTTTGTCGTCTTTGGTATCTACTTTGTCTGGTTCTGGGCCAAAGGACAGACCCTGGCCATGAAAACCTGGAATATCCGCGTAGTGGACCGCCACGGCATGCCCATCACCCAAAAACGCGCCCTGGGCCGCTACATCCTGAGCTGGCTCTGGCTTCTGCCTCCCCTCGTCGCCATTGCACCCTTCCAGTTGAGCGGTCCAGAAACGGCGGTGATCCTGATCGGCTGGGTCGCCGTCTGGGCGCTGCTCGCCCGCTTTCATCCGCAAGGCCAGTTCTGGCACGACGTCTGGGCCGGTACCCGGTTGGTGCATTCGCTCCCGTTGAGCCGCTGA
- a CDS encoding DUF3106 domain-containing protein: MPTLATSRVAPTLTQALPLRGLLIGVACLFAMQGALWAQTKATPATATAPTVLPGTGPSAPTWAELSGAQRQSLAPLASNWDSLGAGQRRKWIALAQNYPVMAAPDKEKLHSRMAEWAALKPKDREMARLNFAQTKKIAPSDRAANWEAYQALSPEEKKKLAEGSAKKPVGAAVAVKPVSASKLAKVPVTRHTPETERALATSKQGVDRNTLLPQRPQTAAVLPAPTNDVEPAN, from the coding sequence ATGCCAACTCTTGCGACTTCCAGGGTAGCCCCCACTCTCACACAGGCCCTGCCACTGCGCGGTCTGCTGATTGGCGTGGCCTGCCTGTTCGCCATGCAAGGTGCGTTGTGGGCACAAACCAAGGCCACACCTGCCACCGCAACCGCGCCAACCGTACTGCCAGGCACAGGGCCCTCCGCCCCCACATGGGCTGAGTTGTCGGGTGCCCAGCGCCAGTCTTTGGCTCCTTTGGCAAGCAACTGGGACAGTCTGGGTGCAGGGCAGCGGCGCAAATGGATTGCGTTGGCCCAAAACTACCCCGTGATGGCCGCGCCCGATAAAGAGAAGCTGCACAGCCGCATGGCCGAATGGGCTGCGCTGAAACCCAAAGACCGGGAAATGGCGCGCCTGAATTTCGCACAGACCAAGAAAATTGCCCCGTCCGACCGCGCAGCCAACTGGGAGGCTTACCAAGCCCTGAGCCCGGAAGAAAAGAAAAAACTGGCAGAAGGCAGCGCCAAGAAGCCTGTGGGTGCCGCCGTGGCGGTCAAACCCGTATCCGCCAGCAAACTGGCCAAGGTGCCTGTCACCCGCCACACGCCGGAGACCGAACGCGCCTTGGCCACTTCCAAACAAGGTGTGGATCGCAACACCTTACTGCCCCAGCGCCCCCAGACAGCGGCCGTTCTGCCTGCACCGACAAACGACGTCGAGCCTGCCAATTAG
- a CDS encoding RNA polymerase sigma factor translates to MASERELSEFLKSVERRAFKRSVYHVRNDEAALDIVQDSMMKLAEHYGHKSVEELPMLFQRILSNCTLDWFRRQKTQNALFSNMGDFENANDDGDFDLLEAVHASNNPEQNESAETHTERAQTLREIETEIGQLPARQREAFLMRYWEEMDVAETAAAMGCSQGSVKTHCSRAVHALAKALTAKGIRL, encoded by the coding sequence TTGGCATCCGAACGCGAACTCTCCGAATTCCTGAAAAGTGTCGAACGACGCGCTTTCAAGCGCTCGGTCTACCACGTTCGCAACGACGAGGCGGCATTGGACATCGTTCAGGACAGCATGATGAAGCTGGCCGAACACTATGGCCACAAATCGGTCGAAGAGCTGCCCATGCTGTTCCAGCGCATCCTGTCCAACTGCACGCTGGACTGGTTTCGCCGGCAAAAAACGCAAAATGCCCTGTTCTCCAACATGGGGGACTTTGAAAATGCCAATGACGATGGCGATTTTGATTTGTTGGAGGCGGTACACGCCTCCAACAATCCAGAGCAAAATGAGAGCGCAGAAACGCACACAGAGCGGGCACAGACCTTGCGGGAGATCGAAACAGAGATTGGACAGCTTCCAGCACGTCAACGCGAAGCCTTTCTGATGCGTTATTGGGAAGAGATGGATGTTGCCGAGACCGCTGCGGCAATGGGCTGCTCACAGGGCAGCGTCAAAACGCACTGCTCCAGAGCGGTGCACGCCCTCGCAAAAGCACTGACGGCAAAGGGAATACGACTATGA
- a CDS encoding acetolactate synthase 3 catalytic subunit, translated as MEISKAEIASAHAASSKQHASTSVPLELRGAEVLIKALQAENVKYVWGYPGGAVLHIYDAFYKQDTIQHVLVRHEQAAVHAADGYARATGDVGVALVTSGPGLTNAVTGIATAYMDSIPMVIISGQVPTHAIGLDAFQECDTVGITRPIVKHNFLVKDAKDMAEVMKKAFHIARTGRPGPVVVDIPKDVSFKKVPYHGYPETVEMRSYNPVRKGHGGQIRKALQLLLAAKRPYIYTGGGVLLSNASAELRTLVDMLGYPCTNTLMGLGAYPASDRKFLGMLGMHGTVEANNAMQNCDVLLAVGARFDDRVIGNPKHFAQNERKIIHIDIDPSSISKRVKVDIPIVGDVKDVLLEMIAMIREGSVKPDANALGAWWDTIEGWRSRDCMKYGMGKGDVIKPQYVVETLWNMTKDVDTYITSDVGQHQMWAAQYYKFDEPRRWINSGGLGTMGVGIPYAMGIKLAKPDSEVFCITGEGSVQMNIQELSTCLQYNTPIKICSLNNRYLGMVRQWQEVEYEGRYSHSYMDALPNFVKLAEAYGHVGMLIEKPGDVEPALREARKLKDRTVFMDFRTDPTENVFPMVQAGKGITEMLLGSEDL; from the coding sequence ATGGAAATTTCAAAAGCCGAAATCGCTTCGGCGCATGCTGCCAGCAGCAAACAACACGCGTCAACGTCTGTTCCCCTCGAATTGCGCGGGGCGGAAGTTCTCATCAAGGCCCTTCAGGCCGAAAACGTCAAGTACGTCTGGGGTTATCCCGGCGGTGCGGTACTGCACATTTACGACGCTTTCTACAAACAAGACACGATTCAGCACGTATTGGTGCGCCATGAGCAGGCTGCGGTCCACGCGGCCGACGGTTATGCCCGTGCTACCGGCGATGTGGGTGTTGCGCTTGTCACTTCCGGCCCCGGTCTGACCAATGCGGTCACCGGTATTGCCACGGCGTACATGGACAGCATTCCCATGGTGATCATCAGTGGGCAGGTGCCCACCCACGCCATCGGCCTGGATGCCTTCCAGGAATGCGACACCGTGGGTATCACCCGCCCCATCGTGAAACACAACTTCCTGGTCAAGGACGCCAAGGACATGGCCGAGGTCATGAAAAAAGCGTTCCACATTGCGCGCACCGGCCGCCCCGGCCCTGTGGTGGTGGATATCCCCAAGGACGTGTCCTTCAAGAAGGTTCCGTACCACGGCTACCCCGAAACGGTGGAAATGCGCTCCTACAACCCGGTGCGCAAAGGCCACGGCGGGCAGATCCGCAAGGCCCTGCAGCTGCTGTTGGCGGCCAAGCGCCCCTATATCTACACCGGCGGTGGTGTGCTGCTGAGCAATGCCTCTGCAGAGCTGCGCACCCTGGTGGACATGTTGGGTTACCCCTGCACCAACACCCTGATGGGCTTGGGCGCTTACCCCGCCAGCGACCGCAAGTTCCTGGGCATGCTGGGCATGCACGGCACGGTGGAAGCCAACAACGCGATGCAGAACTGCGACGTGTTGCTGGCCGTTGGCGCCCGTTTTGACGACCGCGTGATTGGCAACCCCAAACACTTTGCGCAGAACGAACGCAAGATCATCCATATCGACATTGACCCGTCGAGCATTTCCAAGCGCGTCAAGGTCGACATTCCGATCGTGGGCGACGTCAAAGACGTGCTGCTCGAGATGATCGCCATGATCCGCGAAGGCAGCGTCAAACCCGATGCCAACGCCTTGGGCGCCTGGTGGGACACCATCGAAGGCTGGCGCAGTCGCGATTGCATGAAGTACGGCATGGGCAAGGGCGACGTGATCAAGCCCCAGTACGTGGTGGAAACACTGTGGAACATGACCAAGGACGTGGACACCTACATCACGTCGGACGTGGGCCAGCACCAGATGTGGGCCGCGCAGTACTACAAGTTTGACGAGCCACGCCGCTGGATCAACTCCGGTGGTCTGGGCACCATGGGCGTGGGCATTCCCTACGCCATGGGCATCAAGCTCGCCAAGCCGGACAGCGAAGTGTTCTGTATCACCGGCGAAGGCTCGGTGCAGATGAACATCCAGGAGCTCTCGACCTGCCTGCAGTACAACACGCCGATCAAGATCTGCTCGTTGAACAACCGCTACCTCGGTATGGTGCGCCAGTGGCAAGAGGTGGAGTACGAAGGCCGCTATAGCCACAGCTACATGGACGCGCTGCCCAACTTCGTCAAGTTGGCCGAGGCTTACGGTCACGTCGGCATGCTGATCGAAAAGCCGGGCGATGTGGAGCCCGCATTGCGCGAAGCCCGCAAACTCAAGGACCGCACGGTATTCATGGACTTCCGGACCGACCCCACGGAGAACGTGTTCCCCATGGTGCAGGCCGGCAAGGGCATTACCGAAATGCTGCTGGGGAGTGAGGATCTTTAA